The genome window TCGGCGCCCACCCCCGCGATCGCGCGCACCGAGGCCGCCAGGCCGTCCGCCAGCGACGCGTGCGCCAGCACCACGCCGCGGACCGGCTCACTCATAGTCCTCCTCCAGGTACTCCGTGGTGCCCAGCATGCGCGCCTGCAGACGCCGGTTGAAGGCGGCGGCCGTGTCCACCCCCGCGTACTTGAGCAGGTGGTTCATGGCCACCACCTCGCACACCACCGTGATGTTCTTCCCCGGCACCAGGGGGATGGTGACCTTGGGGACCGGCACCCCCAGGATGTCCATGTACTGCGGGTCCAGGCCCGTGCGGTCGTAGTGCGCGTTCTGGTCCCACACCTCGAGCTGCACCACCACCTCGATGCGCTTCTGCAGGCGGATGGCCCGGATGCCGAACAGCTTCTGCACGTCGATGATGCCGACGCCGCGGATCTCCATGTGGTGGCGCTGCAGCTCGTGCCCCTTGCCGATCAGCACCTCCAGCCCGCGGCGCGAGATCATCACCAGGTCGTCGGCCACCAGCCGGTGCCCGCGCTCCACCAGGTCCAGCACCGCCTCGCTCTTCCCCGTGCCGCTGGCGCCGATGAAGAGCAGCCCCACCCCGTACACGTCGGCCAGCGAGCCGTGCATGGTGGTGGTGGGGGCGAAGCGCTCCTCCAGGAACGGCTTGATGCGCGTGTAGAACTCGGCCGTCTTCAGGTCGGTGCGGATCACCGGCGTCCCCACCTGGTTGGCCACCTCCACGAGCGGCTCCGGGGCCTCCTGCGACTTGGTGATGAAGATGGCCGGGATGTCGAAGGAGAGGAACGCCTCGACGGCCGCCCTGCGCCGGTCCTCGTCGAGCGACTCCAGGAACGACACCTCGGTCTCCCCCAGCACCTGCAGGCGGTCCGAGGGGAAGCGCTCGGTGTAGCCGGTGAGCACCAGCCCCGGGCTGGAGATGTCGGGGTTGTGGATCTCGCGCAGCAGCCCGCGCCCGTCGGTGAGCAGCTCGAGCGCGAGCGACTCCCGCTTGGTGCGCAGCAGCTCGTCCACCGTCAGCGTTCCCGGCAAGCGCCGCTCCCTTCGGGTGATCGATGTTCGGGGCTCGCGCTCAGGATGCCACACCCGCGCCCGGCTGACAAGGGCGGGGGGGCGGACGGGACGCCGATCCGCCGTGTCCGGCATCGTGGAACGCCGCCGGGGGTGCCCCCTCCCCGGCCCTCCC of Longimicrobium sp. contains these proteins:
- the hprK gene encoding HPr(Ser) kinase/phosphatase, with amino-acid sequence MPGTLTVDELLRTKRESLALELLTDGRGLLREIHNPDISSPGLVLTGYTERFPSDRLQVLGETEVSFLESLDEDRRRAAVEAFLSFDIPAIFITKSQEAPEPLVEVANQVGTPVIRTDLKTAEFYTRIKPFLEERFAPTTTMHGSLADVYGVGLLFIGASGTGKSEAVLDLVERGHRLVADDLVMISRRGLEVLIGKGHELQRHHMEIRGVGIIDVQKLFGIRAIRLQKRIEVVVQLEVWDQNAHYDRTGLDPQYMDILGVPVPKVTIPLVPGKNITVVCEVVAMNHLLKYAGVDTAAAFNRRLQARMLGTTEYLEEDYE